A segment of the Populus alba chromosome 9, ASM523922v2, whole genome shotgun sequence genome:
aattattttagaaatatatttagatCTAtcaagtataataaaaaaaattatctcaatctaaaatttaaactatcagaTAAGgtcttaataataattttataataaagtaaaaaaatttaaacttgaaacttgcacatgcttcaaattatcttgtgcttaattttattaattagaatagaGATGGTAAGAtttgaacaaatttaaaattgtgattgcTTAGTTATCAAGGCTATGATatcatgtaagaaaaaaaaaacatctcaactctaaacttaagctattaggtgaggtctcagtaatagttttatattttaatctataaCACACACCCTTTAAAGTAATGGCCTTTTGAGTTTGAAACTTATAAATTCATATtatcttatgcttaatttttattaattagaatgaaAAATAGCCATCAAATCTTTGATACTATattaaagaaccatcttaatctaaagtttaaattattagataaaatcacaaaaataattttactttactcttaattatttatttatagtttatagATCACTCTAAAAAAATTTCCTCATTAGACAATACCTTAAGAtacctctttcttttttgataaacaaaaacaattaatgcaATCCTTCAATAATTTCCATGAATGGCCATGATTAATCCAAAATAAGCCCATAAATTTTCTCCTTCCTTGTATTAATCGTGTCATCAACCTCTATGTCGCTTAGACAAGACAACACCCAAATATCAAAAGTCTTAGTTGCGATTCCCCAAATATACATAGATTATATGTATAAATGTtcggaaattaaaaaaataatttaatctttaattgatAGGTTGGACGCATTTGAgttcattttatttgatttttatttaactattatattttaaactttgtCTTATTTTTAGTAATTCGTTACCCTAATATTTATTAGTAATGTTTTCATTAGGATTTGCTTGATATCACATttgtcctcctttttctttggttacctcttctccttctcttctcttcttcttttattctcttctcctCTTTGATTTGTATTACTTGCAAAATTGCAGATTTCTGccaaaaaaacgaaaaaaatattttaattggaaGGAAAGAATCTGTGCTGTAAATTCATGCATGTCGACTCCATAAAGAAGCGTATATATACACTTCAATTTACTAAATACGGCAAAACTATGTTGACCTTTTAAATGCGTCTAGTTAATTAGTGAACATGCATGCTTGAAGCCAAAGATGATTTTGACATTGCCCCCTCCACTCCAAAATTCAGCTTTCTACTTTTAGAAGAGCATATCGATCAACCATTTTTAGCAACGTCCGTAAATGAGGCGAAGTCAGTGATTCTAGactctatatatataacctcaaaACTAAAGATACGCCATTATAATCTCTAGCTCTCCTTCTTGTAACaaacctctctctctttcccttATCGTTGCCACAAATTACAGCCTCATAGGAATATGGTAGATCAGACATCCAAGAAACCCCATGCCATCCTCGTATCCTACCCTCTTCAAGGCCATGTCATCCCATCAGTTCACCTTGCCATCAAGCTTGCATCTCAAGGTTTCACCATCACCTTCATCAACACCCACGCCTTCCATCACCAAATCTCCAAGGCTCAGCCCAATAGCGAACCCGACATCTTCACCAAGGTCCGAGAATCAGGGCTTGATATTCGGTACGCAACTATATCCGACGGGCTTCCTGTTGGGTTCGACCGGTCGTTGAACCATGACCAGTATATGGCAGCCCTATTGCATGTTTTCTCGGCCCATGTGGATGAGGTGGTCGGCCAGATTGTAAAGTCTGATGACAGTGTTCGATGTTTGATTGCTGACACATTTTTTGTATGGCCCTCGAAGATTGCAAAGAAGTTTGGTTTGCTCTACGTTTCCTTTTGGACAGAACCAGCTTTGGTGTTTTCCTTGTATTACCATATGGATCTTCTAAGGATAAATGGTCATTTTGGTTGTCAAGGTAACTTGTTTATGTCCATGTTTATTCATGTCAATCAGACAATATTATTGTTTCAAGTACTAGCTAGTTTCTTACTAGATAGGCTATGATCATCAGGTTTTGGTAAATTTTGTGATTAGATTGCCGGGAGGACATCATAGATTACATACCAGGAGTTAAGGCAATGGAACCGAAGGACATGACATCATATCTTCAAGAGGCAGAGACAACTTCAGTTTGCcatcaaatcattttcaatgCCTTCAAGGACACTAGAAGTGCAGATTTTGTTGTATGCAATTCGGTGCAGGAACTTGAGGTCGAGACTTTGTCAGCTCTACAAGCCAAAATGCCATACTATGCAATTGGACCCCTTTTCCCTAGTAGCTTCACCAAGAGCTTTGTGGCCACTAGCCTGTGGTCCGAGTCCGATTGCACCCAGTGGCTTGACGAAAAGCCTCGTGGCTCAGTCTTGTATGTTTCATTTGGTAGCTACGCACATGTTACAAAAAAGGACCTTGCACAGATTGCAAATGGGCTTTCCCTTAGCAAAGTGAGTTTTGTTTGGGTGCTTCGAGCTGATATTGTGAGCTCTGATGATGCTCATCCCCTGCCTGATGGATTTGAGGAAGAGGTTGCTGACCGTGCTATGATCATACCTTGGTGCTGTCAAAGAGAAGTGTTGTTCCACCATGCGATCGGAGGGTTTTTAACACATTGTGGATGGAATTCCATACTAGAAAGTATATGGTGTCAAGTTCCATTACTGTGTCTCCCTTTGCTGACCGATCAATTCACTAATAGGAAATTAGTGGTTGATGACTGGAAGGTAGGGATCAATTTGAGTGATAGAAAGTTTGTCACTAAAGAGGAAGTTTCAAGCAATATCAACAGTTTGTTCAGTGGAAAATTAGGGGACGAATTAAGAACCAAAATCAAGGAGGTGAAGAAAACATTAGAAAATGCGTTGTCACCCGGAGGATCCTCAGAGAAAAATATGGCTCAGTTCATCAAGGACCTAAAGAATAAGATTAGTGAGAAGATGGACCAACCAAACAAATCCATATGCAATGACAGCTAAAACTACTATTCCTTTTTCGTTTTACGGTTATATACGGTGTTTTTTAGCAGTTTTCAATCTGGCAAGGATAAGGTATCCATATTATAAAACCACAAGAACAATCAACCTTGGAAGTGTTTGGAAGCATTTTGATTGTCCCTTTATAGCAGCCACTTGGTAGCGGaatcaaaagaacaataaatTGTCTTAACTAGGTATGAAAGCTAATCCTGACTATCTTGACAAAAGGGTCTGAGAAACTCAGATGAAGACACTGACCAAAgctcttttttattgtattcaTATTTTCCTGTCTAATGCTAAACCGAAACAGGCAGATGAAATTTAAGGTTAGTTACACAAGACTTGACAGTACAATTACCATTCATCTTGGATTGTCTGTATCTCGACTACACCGGCAAAACTTTAGTATGGATTCGTTTTTCCCTACACGAAAATGCAGTACAACAAACACTAGAATGCGATACCCAATCGCCATGAGAAACAACACCAACAAATTCTCCCATTTGGAATTACTGTCAGGAGAGATGTCGTATGCACTACGTAGGGCCTGCAATCCTGAAATACTCCTTACTTCCCCAACAGCAAACGAAGTTTCCAGGTACTCGTTCTCCAAAAGCCCCTGCAACATCGAAAACAATGACACATCTAAGATACTTCCAGAAACATGATCTCACTCCAACAGCTGCAACTGCTTCCAATCAATGAAAATTTATAGGGAAACggaaaattttaatatgtttctaATAGTCAGGATttttgtattgaattgattgagcaATAAAAAATCGAGCCAATGGCTAGTCAGATGGACACAATTGAActcatttacatgcaaacttgcCTGAATAGAGTAAGTGTGAAAAGCAATATAGGATACTGGATATGTCCACATTGGTCCTGGCAAGACACTTCGAATTCTAAAATACCCAGCAGAAAGCATCATTACGACCTGAATGCCATCCAGACCATCAATCAGATTAAGGAATGTCATCtcattattcaatataaaatatgcaTGTACATCATTGAAACATTGATCACTGCAACTTAATTATCACTTTGCAATGTTCATGTCCAATTGAGTAGTAACTTGCATATATGCATTAGAAAGGTCATCAAACACCATACATGACAATCTGACTAAACATTTGAGATgaattgaaattttgatttttgcaaTCAGCATTAGTCCTCTAATACAATTGTACTATCTTATCCAGGATATCCCAGCTAAATGAGAGAGGTAGATAGATACAAGTTGACACCAGCACCAAAAGGAGTGTGTAATTGCATGTGTGTGCCATGAAAATATTTATCTGCTGTTGTATTAAACTCGGAAAAAAGCTAAGCAATTAAAAGTTATTAGCATAAAGCACCGATAATGGAACTCACATGTATGGATACCAGAGTTGATACACTCCAGAAAACATGTTGCCAAAGGGAAGTGATAACCAGCATTAGTCCTTCATTTACCAGGAGGCAcgcaaagaaattcaaaacaaagTACATCAACAAGCTAAATTCGTCTTGCAAGCCTATGAGGAAATACAAGACAAGACTTGATGAAATGGAGATGAGAAAGAGGAATGGTATGCTGGAGAGAAGTTGCCCAAGTAAAAAGACAAGTGCTCCTGAATGCCTATTTGATTCTTCACATGCATATATCTGCAAAACAGGCAACCAGGTTGACCAAATCACATATGAGAACAACGAACCTCAGACAGGCAAATGAtgactaaaaagaagaaaaaccttaTCGATTACATTATACACTTTTGTCATAATCAACTTTTTATGCTCACATTGAAGAACTTTTAACTTCTTAGCTATTTATTTCATATCTAGTTCACATGATGTATAATCAACGAActtaataaataatgttttatttcatttggtGCCTCTACATAAAGCACCTAACGTTTTATTTGAGACAACTTTGGATGATATCAAGACGTTATTTTTTCAGCCTCTTTCTACTGCTTTTCTCCCTTATCTATACCTCCATCTTTCTCCATCTCCTTCTTGTCCGGCATCACTTAAGCTCCCAATGCAAACATATAAAAGCTTTATTGCAACCTAGAAGAGCTAGAAGACTTGTACACATGCCAGGAAATAAAGGTgagtaaaaaaactgaaaaaccgattaaactgaaaaaaaataacaaaaaaaaccaaaccgtgaaaaaaaaccgattaaaccaattagaattaaaaaaaaaaaaaacagaccggttcggttcagtttcagttttataaggctgaaaccaaaccgaacccaaacagaaaaaaaccgagccaaaccagaaaaaaaccaGCCCgaaccggtttgaaccggtttttgttctaaaataaccGAACCAAAACTGGCAGGTTTGAACTGgttccggtttttttttttaaaaaaaaaaaactagtttggttttttttttttgataaaaaacaaaccgaaccgaaaataatTACCCctaccaagaaaaattaaataaaacaaaggaagCTCCCTTTGTCTTTTCTAATTTGGAATGCCAcccaattataataataaagaaactaGCATAGTATATCATCTTGACACCCTTATCATTATTCAGGGACCAGTTACAAGTCCATGAAAGCTACCAAAATAGTTCTAAGATTTTCATGAGAAATTACAAAGGTTTCGTTTGGGATGTCAAAGGAAACTATATAATCCACATAATATGAGATCAACTTTAGATATTAACGGCCAACAAAAGCAGCAGCAAAATACCTTGATTTCATTCAAAAGCGCAGGTACACCTGCAATGCTTAGAAGCGAAGTAAatgatacaaatacaaatattgCAGCCACCCTTGCCTGCAAAATGGGAGAGGAGATAAGAAATTGATCCATGCACGTCACCAAACCAAGAGAAAAAGTGCATGTGCATGAATGAAGACAATAACCATGAAAAACAAGGTCAAGAAGCAGCAATGTAACAGAAATTGTTCTTAAGCTATGAGATGAACAGTTAGCACAGACAATGAAAGATAGATAACAGCATGGATCCATGCCAATCACGAAGTTCAAAGAATCAGATATTCATGGAAAATCTGTACAAGTCATACATCAGAACTATTTCCTATGAGGCCTAAGTAGTAGTAGGAGTGGTGAGAGCCACCTGCTGAATATCaagcagaattttttttttcccaaaagaaGAAAGCTTCATCATGCTGGGGGTTAGTTACAGGAATAGTTACAGTAATAGCTGCTGCTACAATGACTCAGACAATTTGATGTGCACGTCTAACTAGACCTGTTTCTACTCAAATCACATATCTAATTACAAAAACTTTCATATCATGTCTAATACAATCATGACCAGGTTCTAAAAGACTCGTGGTTATCCTGTTCTTAGTTAGGTACTCATGGATGCAGATTCAGATGCAGTAATGATGTTTGTTTTAAGAAACTCACCACAACTGAAGACAAAGAATGCCCCAAGCCTGAAAATACTGTACCAATACAGAGAGCAAGGAGCATGTACAGAATAAGGCGAAGCCAGTAGTATTTCCATTCCCTTGACATAGTTAGCAAAGATCTCCAAGTCAAAACTGCAATCCTTGTTGCATTGCTAGCTTTTCCCTTGCTTTTAAGAAGTGGACCTTCCTGCAGAGTTAAATCACATATGATGAGATATATTGTCTAGTCTATAAAAGCAACCATCTGTGGAGCCATGCAAACAGGAGTGATTTCATTATAGCTAATGCTTCAATGCAAAAATGGGGAGTTTGtgcttcaatgaaaaaaatggaaCTCAATGAAAGTGTAATGTGAGTAGTACAGATGTTGAAGGTATTTTTCAGACTAAaagttttcttcaaaataaaggaataatttatggaatggagaaaaaaaaagaattattaaaagttttttttataataaaaaattatgagatgAAAACCCACTACTAGACTGACATCTTTATCAAACTGGAgagcagaaaagaaaaggctgagTGAGGAAGAGCGGATTATTCATGACATCAACCATCATGATTAGCCTTTAGGACTTGGAATATCTCCCTTTGAACCATCATTGGATACCTGTCTTTTCCAAAACTAGTTTA
Coding sequences within it:
- the LOC118034790 gene encoding UDP-glycosyltransferase 86A2, with product MVDQTSKKPHAILVSYPLQGHVIPSVHLAIKLASQGFTITFINTHAFHHQISKAQPNSEPDIFTKVRESGLDIRYATISDGLPVGFDRSLNHDQYMAALLHVFSAHVDEVVGQIVKSDDSVRCLIADTFFVWPSKIAKKFGLLYVSFWTEPALVFSLYYHMDLLRINGHFGCQDCREDIIDYIPGVKAMEPKDMTSYLQEAETTSVCHQIIFNAFKDTRSADFVVCNSVQELEVETLSALQAKMPYYAIGPLFPSSFTKSFVATSLWSESDCTQWLDEKPRGSVLYVSFGSYAHVTKKDLAQIANGLSLSKVSFVWVLRADIVSSDDAHPLPDGFEEEVADRAMIIPWCCQREVLFHHAIGGFLTHCGWNSILESIWCQVPLLCLPLLTDQFTNRKLVVDDWKVGINLSDRKFVTKEEVSSNINSLFSGKLGDELRTKIKEVKKTLENALSPGGSSEKNMAQFIKDLKNKISEKMDQPNKSICNDS